From Synergistes jonesii:
TTCTTATTCGATCTTTCCATGACCATGCTGGGTTTCTACGACCATACCAGCCCGCAGCGGCTCGACGCAAGTCCTTACGTTGACGCGTCCATCCACGGTCATCCTGCACTCGTTACAGCGCCCGATAGCGCAGAAGATACTGCGCGGGTCGTCGTTCTTTTGACTGTAATGCAATATCACATGACCGGCGGCAAACAGAGCGGCGGCGATAGGCTCGCCTTCAGCACCTTCCACTGGAGTCCCGTTGAAATAGAAGGTCACCATTTTCGTGCTTTCAGCTTCCCCCAGGATCGGATGATTTTTTACTCGCATAACAACACCTCCTTTCTGAAGCAAGATAGCCCCTCTTTGTAAATCAAAACCCACTCAACTCACTCAAACTGATAAAACCGGGCGGTTTTGGATGTCTGCGGCGGTTTACCAACGGAGATACCCGCCGCTAGCTCACACAAATCAATCTTCCCCTCACACAGAAGGGGAACAGCGCGTATTCCGGCAACTCTCACGCCCGCTTTCCCGTAATCGGCGAACAGACGGCGTTCAAGAATTTTCGGCTCGCCGCTTTTGCTGACGTGCTGCATTGCGATATAAACCCGTTTTGCCCCGGCTAAGAGGCCTTATGGCTCCTCTCAAGCCGAGCGTTTTTCCTATAAATTAAATTTCAAGAGAATATGATGCTTTGGTAATAATAGTTCGTCTATCGCCGAGAGTTCCCCGCGAACTGTTGCGGTACTCGTTCTCTCTTCTAATACAATTAAGTAAGTATAAGTCTGACCAAGCCCCCAGATAGCCTTTATCTAAGGATTTTTATATCATATCGTTTTTGTCAGCGCTGTCAGTCGGCAATCTCCCCGCTTTCGTGAATTTTTGACACGAGCTCCATTATTTTAGGATCTGTCGGCGCGGTGAAGTTGCTGGCGACAAAGAGCACGACGAAGCTGATGGGGATGGCTACCAGCACATGGGAAAGAGGCGGCATTTTTGTAAACCAGAGAAGGTAACAGTAGCTGATCCCCCCGGACAGGCAGCTCAACAAAGCCGCCCGAGGCGTGGCCTTTTTCCACCATATTCCTAAAAGTATCGGGGCTAGCAGAGAAGAGCCGAGCAAACCGACCGCCGCAGTATACAGCATGGTAAGGAGCTTCGGCGGATTCAGCGCGAAATAGATCGCCAGCACCCCGGCTATCCAGGTTATGATCAGCCCCATGCGCACTACCTTTTTGTCGGTAGCATCCTTATTGATATGTTTTTTGTATATATCGTTGACGGCCGCGCTGCTGACGGCGAGAATGAGCGCGTCGGTGGTGGACATCACG
This genomic window contains:
- a CDS encoding (2Fe-2S)-binding protein, with product MRVKNHPILGEAESTKMVTFYFNGTPVEGAEGEPIAAALFAAGHVILHYSQKNDDPRSIFCAIGRCNECRMTVDGRVNVRTCVEPLRAGMVVETQHGHGKIE